A single Triticum dicoccoides isolate Atlit2015 ecotype Zavitan chromosome 2A, WEW_v2.0, whole genome shotgun sequence DNA region contains:
- the LOC119353352 gene encoding 3-oxo-5-alpha-steroid 4-dehydrogenase 1-like → MWWPSSLLYPPPASAFVTAMSVVSFASLASAGLSELRGQHMAYSKFWHVVSGQQQKKGGTGGAQLPGRDGMLVAYAPALVAAAASFVVPGAVEGLRAELLAAALAVHFLKRVLEVLFIHRYSGNMPLNTALTISSSYLLSAITMIYAQHLAVELPDPSTNLLYPGVLLFAVGIAGNFYHHYLLSQLRKGGDDDKGYKIPKGGLFEFVTCPHYLFEITGFFGFAMISQTVYALAMASGTAAYLVGRSFATRRWYESKFEEFPASIKALVPYIL, encoded by the exons ATGTGGTGGCCGTCGTCGCTGCTGTACCCGCCGCCGGCGTCGGCCTTCGTGACGGCCATGTCGGTGGTGTCGTTCGCGTCGCTGGCGTCCGCGGGCCTCTCGGAGCTCCGCGGCCAGCACATGGCCTACTCCAAGTTCTGGCACGTCGTGTCTGGACAGCAGCAGAAGAAGGGAGGCACCGGTGGCGCGCAGCTTCCGGGCCGTGACGGGATGCTGGTGGCCTACGCGCCGGCTCtagtcgccgccgccgcgtccttcGTCGTCCCGGGTGCCGTGGAAGGGCTGCGCgcggagctcctcgccgccgcgcTCGCCGTCCACTTCCTCAAGCGTGTCCTCGAG GTACTCTTCATCCACCGGTACAGTGGAAACATGCCACTCAACACCGCGCTCACCATCTCCTCCAGCTACCTGCTCAGCGCCATCACCATGATCTACGCGCAGCACCTCGCCGTCGAACTACCTGACCCTTCAACCAACCTCCTCTACCCAGGTGTGCTCCTCTTTGCCGTTGGCATCGCCGGCAACTTCTACCACCACTACCTCCTCTCGCAACTCAGGAAGGGAGGTGACGATGATAAAGGGTACAAGATCCCCAAAGGAGGGCTCTTCGAGTTCGTCACCTGCCCGCACTACCTCTTCGAGATCACCGGATTCTTCGGGTTCGCGATGATCTCGCAGACGGTTTATGCGCTCGCCATGGCCTCCGGCACGGCAGCCTACCTCGTCGGCCGAAGCTTCGCCACCCGGAGATGGTACGAATCCAAGTTCGAGGAGTTCCCAGCGAGCATCAAGGCTCTGGTGCCCTATATCTTGTAG